The Micromonospora sp. M71_S20 genome has a window encoding:
- a CDS encoding ankyrin repeat domain-containing protein, which translates to MRRRALLALTLAALAPAGCTPPDTTPAPEDTMTAPANQGLLAAASAGDPTTVRAALAAGADTEARDERRRTPLLLAAANDHVEVARMLVEAGADPDALDDQHDTPWLVTGVTGSVAMLEVLLPARPDLTIVNRYGGISVIPASERGHVDYVRRVVRTGIDVNHVNNLGWTALLECVILGDGSRPYQEIAEILVAAGARVQQPDRDGVDALEQARRRGYAEIVAILSR; encoded by the coding sequence GTGAGACGCCGCGCCCTGCTCGCCCTCACCCTCGCCGCCCTCGCGCCGGCCGGCTGCACGCCGCCCGATACCACACCCGCCCCGGAGGACACCATGACCGCACCAGCGAACCAGGGCCTGCTCGCCGCCGCGAGCGCCGGCGACCCGACGACGGTACGCGCCGCGCTGGCCGCCGGCGCCGACACCGAGGCCCGCGACGAACGACGGCGTACGCCCCTGCTGCTGGCCGCCGCCAACGACCACGTCGAGGTGGCCCGGATGCTGGTCGAGGCGGGCGCGGACCCGGACGCCCTCGACGACCAGCACGACACCCCGTGGCTGGTGACCGGCGTGACCGGCAGCGTCGCGATGCTGGAGGTGCTGCTGCCCGCCAGGCCGGACCTGACGATCGTGAACCGCTACGGCGGGATCTCCGTCATCCCGGCCAGCGAACGCGGCCACGTCGACTACGTCCGGCGGGTCGTCCGCACCGGCATCGACGTCAACCACGTCAACAACCTCGGCTGGACCGCCCTGCTGGAGTGCGTGATCCTCGGCGACGGCAGCAGGCCGTACCAGGAGATCGCGGAGATCCTCGTGGCCGCCGGCGCACGCGTCCAGCAGCCCGACCGCGACGGCGTCGACGCGCTCGAGCAAGCCCGCCGGCGCGGCTACGCCGAGATCGTCGCCATCCTCTCCCGTTGA
- a CDS encoding aminoglycoside phosphotransferase family protein codes for MSRTVTLVLVDAAGAPLGALPPFDVPSPWWQEVAPVVAEARRRYGVEVAVLRLLTGDAPQPMGGTVTYLAQVDGPPATPLVPAKVDLSADPLRAPYAEPGGPARSLAWATAQLRRLGRPAETVTQQRTWNLSAVWRLDGPDGTAWLKQVPAFFRHEAAVLRWLGRAAPGRTSTLLADDGDGRMLIEHVPGEDRYGAPVEERLAMAADFHPVQVRSVPDVAELVAAGVPDLRADALPAWIRDRLVGWDTSPVRSLLAGLEARLDEVRRCGLPDTLVHGDLHPGNVRADAGRHVVIDWGDAFVGHPAFDALRLTEGLADDVAAPVLAEWCARWRAEVPGCEPERAVELLRPVAALRMAAVYAMFLDGIEESERVYHATDVDTYLAHALASVAP; via the coding sequence GTGTCCCGAACCGTGACCCTCGTCCTGGTCGATGCCGCGGGCGCCCCGCTGGGCGCGCTGCCGCCGTTCGACGTCCCGTCGCCGTGGTGGCAGGAGGTCGCCCCGGTCGTGGCCGAGGCCCGCCGGCGGTACGGCGTCGAGGTGGCCGTGCTCCGCCTGCTGACCGGCGACGCGCCGCAGCCGATGGGCGGCACGGTCACGTACCTCGCCCAGGTCGACGGGCCGCCCGCCACGCCGCTCGTACCGGCGAAAGTAGACCTGTCGGCGGACCCGCTGCGCGCCCCGTACGCCGAGCCCGGCGGACCGGCGCGCAGCCTCGCCTGGGCGACGGCGCAGTTGCGGCGGCTCGGCCGCCCGGCGGAGACCGTCACCCAGCAGCGCACCTGGAACCTCTCGGCGGTCTGGCGGCTCGACGGCCCGGACGGCACGGCCTGGCTGAAGCAGGTGCCGGCGTTCTTCCGGCACGAGGCCGCCGTGTTGCGCTGGCTCGGCCGGGCCGCGCCCGGGAGGACCTCGACGCTGCTCGCCGACGACGGCGACGGCCGGATGCTGATCGAGCACGTGCCCGGCGAGGACCGCTACGGCGCACCCGTCGAGGAGCGGCTGGCGATGGCCGCCGACTTCCACCCGGTGCAGGTGCGCTCCGTCCCCGACGTGGCGGAACTGGTCGCGGCGGGCGTGCCCGACCTGCGCGCCGACGCCCTGCCGGCCTGGATCCGCGACCGGCTGGTCGGCTGGGACACCTCGCCGGTGCGGTCCCTGCTGGCGGGGCTGGAGGCGAGGCTCGACGAGGTGCGCCGGTGCGGGCTGCCGGACACCCTCGTGCACGGGGACCTGCACCCCGGCAACGTGCGCGCCGACGCCGGGCGGCACGTGGTCATCGACTGGGGCGACGCGTTCGTGGGACACCCGGCGTTCGACGCGCTGCGGCTTACGGAGGGGCTCGCCGACGATGTCGCCGCCCCGGTGCTCGCCGAGTGGTGCGCGCGGTGGCGGGCCGAGGTGCCGGGGTGCGAGCCGGAGCGGGCCGTGGAACTGCTGCGGCCGGTCGCGGCGCTGCGGATGGCGGCCGTGTACGCGATGTTCCTCGACGGGATCGAGGAGAGCGAGCGGGTCTACCACGCCACGGACGTCGACACCTACCTCGCGCACGCACTCGCGTCCGTTGCCCCCTGA